A single region of the Streptomyces sp. NBC_01262 genome encodes:
- a CDS encoding [protein-PII] uridylyltransferase has translation MTESVEAKANDGNDGHDPAGYAAARLHLLNEGEQSGPPRRKALADLTDRWLAALTHGAAAEAGVNGYALVAVGGYGRGELSPRSDLDLLLLHDGSEKAGPVASLADKVWYPVWDLGLALDHSVRTPAEARKTAAEDLKVQLGLLDARHIAGDTALTAGLRTAILADWRNQAPKRLPALHELCVERGERMGELAYLLEPDLKEARGGLRDATALRAVAASWLADAPREGLEEARTRLLDARDALHLVTGRATDRLALQEQDQVAAALGLLDADALLRQVYEAARTVSYASDVTWREVGRVLRSRQMRPKRRGLLGLGRTEAAAATPAERTPLAEGVVEHEGEAVLARSARPDRDPVLPLRAAAAAAQTGLPLSLHTVRRLAQAARPLPVPWPAEAREQLLTLLGAGESTIPVWEALEAEGLITRLLPDWERVRCRPQRNAVHIWTVDRHLVECAVRASALTRRVSRPDLLLIGALLHDIGKGWPGDHSVAGEVIARDVAARFGFGRADVDTLALLVRHHLLLIDTATRRDLDDPATVQVVADAVRDTETLELLHALTEADALATGPAAWSTWRASLVSDLAKRVAEVLANGAVPEPAAPEPTAEEERLAVEAARTGGPVLALHAHAEPDPDAESEGPEEVGVELVLAVPDRPGLLAAAAGVFALHRLTVRAADLRAVDPIGDGPVTLLRWRVAAEYGSIPEAARLRVDLDRAFAGTLDIEARLAEREAAYPRRRGVTAPPPRVTVAPGSSDSATVIEIRAQDAPGLLHRIGRALEITGVNVRSARISTLGANAVDAFYVTAANGSPLTDVRAAEVAREVEAALR, from the coding sequence GTGACGGAAAGCGTCGAAGCGAAAGCCAACGACGGCAACGACGGACACGACCCCGCAGGCTACGCGGCGGCCCGGCTGCACCTCCTCAACGAGGGGGAGCAGTCCGGGCCGCCGCGCCGTAAGGCCCTGGCAGACCTCACCGACCGCTGGCTCGCCGCCCTCACCCACGGCGCGGCCGCCGAAGCGGGCGTCAACGGCTACGCCCTGGTCGCCGTCGGCGGCTACGGGCGGGGCGAGCTCTCCCCGCGCAGCGACCTGGACCTGCTGCTCCTGCACGACGGCTCCGAGAAGGCCGGTCCGGTCGCCTCGCTGGCCGACAAGGTCTGGTACCCGGTCTGGGACCTCGGCCTGGCCCTGGACCACTCGGTGCGCACCCCCGCCGAGGCCCGCAAGACCGCCGCCGAGGACCTCAAGGTCCAGCTCGGCCTCCTCGACGCCCGGCACATCGCCGGCGACACCGCTCTGACGGCCGGCCTGCGCACCGCGATCCTCGCCGACTGGCGCAACCAGGCCCCCAAGCGGCTGCCCGCGCTGCACGAGTTGTGCGTCGAGCGCGGCGAGCGCATGGGCGAGCTCGCCTATCTCCTGGAGCCGGACCTCAAGGAGGCCCGCGGCGGCCTGCGCGACGCCACCGCCCTGCGCGCCGTCGCCGCCTCCTGGCTCGCCGACGCGCCCCGCGAAGGCCTGGAGGAGGCCCGTACGCGGCTCCTGGACGCCCGCGACGCCCTCCACCTGGTCACCGGCCGCGCCACCGACCGCCTCGCCCTCCAGGAGCAGGACCAGGTCGCCGCCGCGCTCGGCCTGCTGGACGCCGACGCGCTGCTGCGGCAGGTCTACGAGGCCGCCCGCACGGTGTCGTACGCCTCCGACGTCACCTGGCGCGAGGTCGGCCGCGTCCTGCGCTCCCGCCAGATGCGTCCCAAGCGACGCGGGCTGCTCGGGCTCGGCCGCACCGAGGCCGCCGCCGCCACGCCCGCCGAGCGCACGCCGCTCGCGGAGGGCGTCGTGGAGCACGAGGGCGAGGCCGTGCTGGCCCGCTCCGCCCGCCCCGACCGCGACCCGGTGCTGCCCCTGCGCGCCGCGGCCGCCGCCGCGCAGACCGGACTGCCGCTGTCCCTGCACACCGTGAGGCGTCTTGCGCAGGCAGCCCGGCCGCTGCCCGTGCCGTGGCCCGCCGAGGCCCGTGAGCAACTGCTGACCCTGCTGGGCGCGGGGGAGTCCACCATCCCGGTCTGGGAGGCGCTGGAGGCCGAAGGCCTGATCACCCGGCTGCTGCCCGACTGGGAGCGGGTGCGCTGCCGGCCCCAGCGCAACGCCGTCCACATCTGGACCGTCGACCGGCACCTGGTGGAATGCGCCGTGCGCGCGTCGGCGCTGACCCGCCGGGTCAGCCGTCCCGACCTGCTGCTCATCGGCGCCCTGCTGCACGACATCGGCAAGGGCTGGCCCGGCGACCACTCGGTGGCCGGCGAGGTCATCGCCCGCGACGTCGCCGCCCGCTTCGGCTTCGGGCGCGCCGACGTGGACACCCTCGCGCTGCTGGTGCGGCACCACCTGCTGCTCATCGACACCGCCACCCGGCGCGACCTGGACGACCCCGCCACCGTGCAGGTCGTCGCCGACGCCGTACGCGACACCGAGACCCTTGAGCTGCTGCACGCCCTCACCGAGGCCGACGCCCTGGCCACCGGCCCGGCCGCCTGGAGCACCTGGCGGGCCTCGCTCGTCTCCGACCTGGCCAAGCGGGTCGCCGAAGTCCTGGCCAACGGCGCGGTTCCCGAGCCCGCGGCGCCCGAGCCCACCGCCGAGGAGGAGCGGCTCGCCGTCGAGGCCGCCCGCACCGGCGGTCCGGTGCTGGCGCTGCACGCGCATGCGGAGCCCGATCCCGACGCCGAGTCCGAGGGTCCGGAGGAGGTCGGCGTCGAGCTCGTCCTCGCCGTCCCCGACCGGCCCGGCCTGCTCGCCGCGGCCGCCGGGGTCTTCGCGCTGCACCGCCTCACCGTCCGGGCGGCCGACCTGCGCGCCGTCGACCCCATAGGGGACGGCCCCGTCACCCTGCTGCGCTGGCGCGTCGCCGCCGAGTACGGCTCCATCCCCGAGGCCGCCCGCCTGCGCGTCGACCTCGACCGCGCCTTCGCCGGCACCCTCGACATCGAGGCCCGCCTCGCCGAGCGCGAGGCCGCCTACCCGCGCCGCCGCGGCGTCACCGCCCCGCCCCCGCGCGTCACCGTCGCCCCGGGGTCCTCCGATTCGGCCACCGTCATCGAGATCCGCGCCCAGGACGCACCAGGGCTCCTGCACCGCATCGGCCGGGCCCTTGAGATCACCGGCGTCAACGTCCGCTCGGCCCGCATCAGCACCCTGGGCGCCAACGCCGTCGACGCCTTCTACGTGACCGCCGCCAACGGATCCCCCCTGACCGACGTACGCGCGGCGGAGGTCGCCCGGGAGGTCGAGGCGGCGCTGAGGTGA
- a CDS encoding P-II family nitrogen regulator produces MKLITAVVKPHRLDEIKEALQAFGVQGLTVTEASGYGRQRGHTEVYRGAEYTVDLVPKIRIEVLVEDSDAEQLIEVVVKAARTGKIGDGKVWSIPVDTAVRVRTGERGPDAL; encoded by the coding sequence GTGAAGCTCATCACGGCGGTAGTGAAGCCGCACCGGCTGGACGAGATCAAGGAGGCCCTGCAGGCCTTCGGCGTACAGGGACTGACGGTCACCGAGGCCAGCGGCTACGGCCGCCAGCGCGGTCACACCGAGGTCTACCGCGGTGCGGAGTACACCGTGGACCTCGTACCGAAGATCCGGATCGAGGTGCTGGTCGAGGACTCCGACGCCGAGCAGCTGATCGAGGTCGTCGTCAAGGCCGCCCGCACCGGCAAGATCGGTGACGGCAAGGTCTGGTCGATCCCGGTCGACACGGCGGTCCGGGTGCGGACCGGCGAGCGCGGACCCGACGCGCTCTGA
- a CDS encoding ammonium transporter, which translates to MAAGLMTLAADKVTLDTGNTAFMLISAALVLVMTPGLAFFYGGMVRVKSALNMLMMSFIAIAVVTVLWTLYGFTVAFDTGNAFIGGFDWVGMRNIGIAELWPGYTIPIYVFAVFQLMFAIITPALISGALADRVKFTAWTLFIALWATVVYFPVAHMVWGADGFLYTHGVIDFAGGTAVHINAGAAALGVILVIRKRVGFKRDPFRPHSLPLVMLGAGLLWFGWFGFNAGSWLGSDGVAAVAFTNTQVATAAAMIGWLAYEKLKHGSFTTLGAASGAVAGLVAITPACGSVSPLGAIAVGVIAGVGCAAAVGLKYKLGYDDSLDVVGVHMVGGIIGSLLIGFLATGGVGQTAKGVFYGGGFTQLWKQFLGVGVVLFYSLIVSAILAKLIDLVIGFTVSEDDEVAGIDQVEHAETAYDFAGVGSAARAVLSSLDGSSDSKKVDA; encoded by the coding sequence ATGGCAGCAGGCCTCATGACGCTTGCCGCAGACAAGGTCACGCTCGATACCGGTAACACGGCGTTCATGCTGATCAGTGCCGCTCTGGTACTGGTGATGACCCCCGGGCTGGCCTTCTTCTACGGCGGCATGGTCCGAGTCAAGAGTGCCCTGAACATGCTGATGATGAGCTTCATCGCCATCGCGGTCGTCACGGTTCTCTGGACCCTTTACGGATTCACAGTCGCCTTCGACACCGGAAACGCCTTCATCGGCGGATTCGACTGGGTCGGCATGCGCAACATCGGGATCGCCGAGCTGTGGCCCGGATACACCATCCCGATCTATGTCTTCGCCGTCTTCCAGCTGATGTTCGCGATCATCACCCCCGCCCTCATCAGCGGCGCGCTCGCGGACCGGGTCAAGTTCACCGCCTGGACGCTGTTCATCGCCCTGTGGGCCACGGTCGTCTACTTCCCGGTCGCGCACATGGTCTGGGGCGCCGACGGCTTCCTCTACACGCACGGCGTGATCGACTTCGCCGGTGGTACCGCGGTCCACATCAACGCCGGTGCCGCCGCGCTCGGCGTCATCCTCGTCATCCGCAAGCGCGTCGGCTTCAAGCGCGACCCGTTCCGTCCGCACAGCCTGCCGCTGGTCATGCTCGGCGCCGGTCTGCTGTGGTTCGGCTGGTTCGGCTTCAACGCCGGCTCCTGGCTGGGCTCGGACGGCGTGGCCGCCGTCGCGTTCACCAACACCCAGGTCGCCACGGCCGCCGCCATGATCGGCTGGCTCGCCTACGAGAAGCTCAAGCACGGCTCCTTCACCACCCTGGGCGCGGCTTCCGGCGCGGTCGCCGGTCTGGTCGCCATCACCCCGGCCTGTGGCTCGGTCAGCCCGCTCGGCGCCATCGCGGTCGGCGTCATCGCCGGTGTCGGCTGCGCCGCGGCGGTCGGCCTGAAGTACAAGCTCGGCTACGACGACTCGCTCGACGTGGTCGGCGTGCACATGGTCGGCGGCATCATCGGCTCGCTGCTCATCGGCTTCCTCGCCACCGGCGGCGTCGGCCAGACCGCCAAGGGCGTCTTCTACGGCGGCGGCTTCACCCAGCTCTGGAAGCAGTTCCTGGGTGTCGGCGTGGTCCTGTTCTACTCCCTCATCGTCTCCGCGATCCTTGCCAAGCTCATCGACCTGGTGATCGGATTCACCGTGAGCGAGGACGACGAGGTCGCCGGTATCGACCAGGTCGAGCACGCCGAGACGGCGTACGACTTCGCGGGCGTCGGCAGCGCGGCCCGTGCGGTCCTCTCCTCCCTCGACGGCAGCAGCGACAGCAAGAAGGTGGACGCGTGA
- the nsdA gene encoding transcriptional repressor NsdA: protein MIQDGGLAVGGTQDKQPNAQLNSWFVRSGWSKGELARQVNRRARQMGALHVSTDTSRVRRWLDGEQPREPIPRILSELFSERFGCVVPVEDLGLRAVHQPTASSGVDLPWAGPQTVQLINEFSRSDLMLGRRGFLGASLMLSAGPALVEPMQRWLVPTPLGFPDAAGAALPREPGASGRLSRLSEPELELLETTTVMFRQWDSQCGGGLRRKAVVGQLHEVTDLLQEPHPQRVAKRLYRVTADLAALAGWMSYDIGLQPTAQKYFVLALHAAKEADDRPLGAFVLSSMSRQMIHLNRPDDALELIHLAQYGSRDSASATTQAMLYAMEARAYANMGQVSKCHRAVRMAEDSYSESRPVEDPDWISFFNEAELNAENAHSYRDLAYVAGRSPTYASLAHPVMARAVELFSADAVHQRAYALNLVGMASVHLLQREPEQAADMTVKAIDIARRVRSERVNTRIRKTADTALRDFGDVPAVAQLTERLASQLPEVAESA, encoded by the coding sequence ATGATTCAAGATGGGGGTCTTGCGGTGGGCGGCACACAGGACAAGCAGCCCAATGCGCAGTTGAACTCCTGGTTCGTGCGCAGCGGCTGGTCCAAGGGCGAGTTGGCGCGGCAGGTGAACCGCCGGGCCCGTCAGATGGGCGCGCTGCACGTGAGCACCGACACCTCGCGGGTGCGTCGCTGGCTGGACGGGGAGCAGCCGCGCGAGCCGATTCCCAGGATCCTTTCCGAGCTGTTCTCCGAGCGCTTCGGGTGTGTCGTGCCGGTCGAGGACCTGGGGCTGCGCGCGGTGCACCAGCCGACCGCGTCGTCCGGGGTCGACCTGCCGTGGGCCGGTCCGCAGACGGTCCAGCTGATCAACGAGTTCTCCCGCAGCGACCTGATGCTGGGCCGCCGCGGCTTCCTCGGGGCCTCGCTGATGCTCTCCGCCGGGCCGGCCCTCGTCGAGCCCATGCAGCGCTGGCTGGTGCCGACCCCGCTGGGCTTCCCCGACGCCGCCGGCGCGGCCCTGCCCCGCGAGCCGGGTGCCAGCGGGCGGCTGTCCCGCCTGTCCGAGCCCGAGCTGGAGCTGCTGGAGACCACCACGGTGATGTTCCGGCAGTGGGACAGCCAGTGCGGCGGCGGCCTGCGCCGCAAGGCGGTCGTCGGCCAGTTGCACGAGGTCACCGACCTCCTCCAGGAGCCGCACCCGCAGCGCGTCGCCAAGCGCCTGTACCGGGTCACCGCCGACCTCGCGGCGCTGGCCGGCTGGATGTCGTACGACATCGGGCTGCAGCCCACCGCCCAGAAGTACTTCGTGCTCGCACTGCACGCCGCCAAGGAGGCGGACGACCGCCCGCTGGGCGCGTTCGTGCTGTCGAGCATGAGCCGCCAGATGATCCACCTGAACCGTCCGGACGACGCCCTGGAGCTCATCCATCTGGCGCAGTACGGCAGCCGCGACAGCGCCAGTGCCACCACCCAGGCGATGCTGTACGCGATGGAGGCCCGCGCCTACGCCAACATGGGCCAGGTCAGCAAGTGCCACCGGGCGGTGCGGATGGCCGAGGACTCCTACAGCGAGTCCCGCCCCGTGGAGGACCCGGACTGGATCAGCTTCTTCAACGAGGCCGAGCTCAACGCGGAGAACGCCCACTCCTACCGTGACCTGGCGTACGTGGCCGGCCGCAGCCCCACGTACGCCTCGCTCGCCCACCCGGTCATGGCGCGCGCGGTCGAGCTGTTCTCGGCCGACGCGGTGCACCAGCGGGCGTACGCCCTCAACCTGGTCGGCATGGCCAGCGTCCACCTGTTGCAGCGCGAGCCCGAGCAGGCGGCGGACATGACCGTGAAGGCCATCGACATCGCCCGGCGGGTCCGCTCCGAGCGGGTCAACACCCGCATCCGCAAGACCGCCGACACCGCCCTGCGCGACTTCGGGGACGTACCGGCGGTGGCCCAGCTCACCGAACGGCTGGCGTCGCAACTCCCCGAGGTCGCGGAGTCCGCCTGA
- a CDS encoding bifunctional DNA primase/polymerase — protein sequence MGFTIGSMRSIRDMPYLRQGRQGGRQGARRRTRASACTTVAEYTGLCGWAVTPGARAARGGGDCSCGDAQCLVPGAHPLAFAEEIPAGATLERVAAALDRVPGAAVLLPAGRTFDVIDVAEQSGVRALARLERMGLRLGPVIATPAGRAQFFVAPGAAAELPHLLYRMGWDDADLDLRCLGPGDHITAPPSDLGGLGPVRWLRTPALDAAQQPPEARLLLGTLAYVCHRDRSGLLF from the coding sequence ATGGGCTTCACGATCGGCAGCATGCGAAGCATTCGCGACATGCCGTACCTGCGGCAGGGGCGACAAGGTGGTCGGCAGGGCGCGCGTCGCCGTACGCGAGCCTCCGCGTGCACCACTGTTGCCGAGTACACGGGGTTGTGCGGCTGGGCGGTCACGCCGGGCGCGCGGGCGGCGCGCGGCGGCGGTGACTGCTCGTGCGGCGACGCGCAATGCCTCGTGCCGGGGGCGCACCCGCTCGCCTTCGCGGAGGAGATCCCGGCCGGCGCCACACTGGAGCGGGTGGCCGCCGCGCTGGACCGGGTGCCGGGGGCGGCCGTGCTGCTGCCCGCCGGGCGCACCTTCGACGTCATCGACGTGGCAGAGCAGTCCGGGGTGCGCGCCCTCGCCCGCCTGGAGCGCATGGGCCTGCGGCTCGGCCCCGTCATCGCCACCCCGGCCGGCCGCGCCCAGTTCTTCGTCGCCCCCGGCGCCGCCGCCGAACTCCCGCACCTGCTCTACCGCATGGGCTGGGACGACGCCGACCTCGACCTGCGCTGCCTCGGCCCCGGCGACCACATCACGGCTCCCCCCTCCGACCTGGGCGGCCTCGGGCCCGTGCGGTGGCTGCGGACGCCGGCGCTGGACGCCGCCCAGCAGCCGCCGGAGGCCCGGTTGCTGCTCGGCACGCTTGCCTACGTGTGCCACCGGGACCGCAGCGGGCTGCTTTTTTAG